In Streptomyces seoulensis, the following are encoded in one genomic region:
- the nucS gene encoding endonuclease NucS, protein MRLVIARCSVDYAGRLTAHLPSAPRLILVKADGSVSIHADDRAYKPLNWMSPPCTLKEGTGDEAGVWTVINKAGEKLIITMEEVLHDSSHELGVDPGLIKDGVEAHLQELLADRIETLGEGYTLIRREYMTAIGPVDILCRDANGGTVAVEIKRRGEIDGVEQLTRYLELLNRDPHLAPVRGVFAAQEIKPQARVLATDRGIGCQVLDYNAMRGIEDDKLRLF, encoded by the coding sequence ATGCGTCTCGTCATTGCCCGGTGCTCGGTCGACTACGCCGGCCGGCTCACCGCCCACCTGCCCTCGGCCCCCCGCCTGATCCTGGTCAAGGCGGACGGCAGCGTCTCCATCCACGCGGACGACCGGGCCTACAAGCCCCTCAACTGGATGTCGCCGCCCTGCACCCTGAAGGAGGGCACGGGCGACGAGGCGGGCGTGTGGACCGTCATCAACAAAGCGGGCGAGAAACTGATCATCACGATGGAGGAAGTCCTCCACGACTCGTCCCACGAGCTGGGCGTGGACCCCGGTCTGATCAAGGACGGCGTGGAAGCGCACCTCCAGGAGCTGCTCGCCGACCGCATCGAGACCCTCGGCGAGGGCTACACCCTGATCCGCCGCGAGTACATGACGGCGATCGGCCCGGTCGACATCCTGTGCCGGGACGCCAACGGCGGCACGGTCGCCGTCGAGATCAAGCGGCGCGGCGAGATCGACGGCGTGGAGCAGCTCACCCGTTATCTGGAGCTGCTCAACCGCGATCCCCATCTCGCCCCGGTGCGCGGGGTGTTCGCGGCCCAGGAGATCAAGCCGCAGGCCCGCGTGCTGGCCACGGACCGGGGCATCGGCTGCCAGGTCCTCGACTACAACGCCATGCGCGGCATCGAGGACGACAAGCTCCGCCTGTTCTGA
- a CDS encoding ABC transporter permease — protein MSTQQPPMPEAPHTSGGLQSGYSSPIPVTPTHLGHALASEWTKMKSVRSTVWTLGVFVALVVGIGLLAAVAVRGAGELDGQNPLTLGFFGLLLGMMCVMTLGVLTTASEYGTGMIRTTMTACPSRGRVLAAKSIVFFVVAFVVTLATVSLVALIQTSMLEGNGTRTPSGSEWLKATLGISLYIALLGLLSLLVGSMIRHSAGAITIMIGAVLAPLVIALFMNAGSLEKVQQALLEYSIPSQMGVFYDNTLSHTGPTGWEPLWIMLGVTAAAFAGAYALLESRDV, from the coding sequence ATGAGCACCCAGCAGCCCCCGATGCCCGAGGCGCCGCACACGTCCGGCGGTCTCCAGTCCGGCTACAGCTCACCGATCCCGGTCACGCCCACGCACCTCGGGCACGCGCTGGCCTCGGAGTGGACGAAGATGAAGTCGGTGCGCTCCACGGTGTGGACGCTCGGCGTGTTCGTGGCCCTGGTCGTCGGCATCGGCCTGCTGGCCGCGGTCGCGGTCCGGGGCGCCGGTGAGCTGGACGGCCAGAACCCGCTGACGCTGGGCTTCTTCGGGCTGCTGCTCGGCATGATGTGCGTGATGACGCTGGGCGTGCTGACCACGGCGTCCGAGTACGGCACGGGCATGATCCGTACGACGATGACCGCGTGCCCGAGCCGGGGCCGGGTGCTGGCGGCCAAGTCGATCGTGTTCTTCGTGGTCGCCTTCGTGGTGACGCTGGCGACGGTGTCCCTGGTGGCGCTGATCCAGACCTCGATGCTGGAGGGCAACGGCACCCGGACCCCGTCGGGCTCGGAATGGCTGAAGGCCACGCTCGGCATCAGCCTGTACATCGCGCTGCTCGGTCTGCTGTCGCTGCTGGTCGGCTCGATGATCCGGCACTCCGCCGGGGCCATCACCATCATGATCGGCGCCGTGCTGGCCCCGCTGGTGATCGCGCTGTTCATGAACGCCGGCTCGCTGGAGAAGGTGCAGCAGGCGCTGCTGGAGTACTCGATCCCGAGCCAGATGGGCGTGTTCTACGACAACACCCTCAGCCACACCGGGCCCACCGGCTGGGAGCCGCTGTGGATCATGCTGGGCGTGACGGCGGCGGCCTTCGCCGGGGCGTACGCGCTGCTGGAGAGCCGGGACGTGTAG
- a CDS encoding sensor histidine kinase, protein MRLSTRVGLAVGCTVPLLVLASGWLLTQLVARDLHRAGDQHLRQRAAALAPDARALLRASADDRPRAAGQRERHLFSTALDVGVRVQGPDGVFSGGPQPGASARLPERTGVPVTVRDGARSWRGLARPVRGGTLWVFAPDTADRAQVLLVRRRVVFTALLAAPASGALAWALAAGASAPLRRLTRRTAGLDPRTSGERPEPERTGVTEVDELGSTLRTVLARYDEQAARTAEALDTARSFSSAAAHELRTPLMSMGTNLDVLGIRGLPDPDRDEALTDLRLEHARLLHLLVMLRELGRGDLVEAETFAAVDLADLADTAVAEVRRRDRGAEVVLDAEPGVVVPGWEPGLRLLLDNLLANALAHGRDPAGVARIRVAVGRAGEQAVVAVADQGPGIPAASRQRLFERFQRGPDSTGSGLGLTLVAQQTALHRGSVGVTDGPEGTGARFEVRLPLDGTGAPGRRDWLIGTAGAERSQGFPKETS, encoded by the coding sequence GTGAGGCTCTCCACCCGGGTCGGCCTCGCCGTCGGCTGCACCGTCCCGCTGCTGGTGCTGGCCTCCGGCTGGCTGCTGACCCAGCTGGTCGCCCGCGACCTGCACCGGGCCGGCGACCAGCACCTGCGCCAACGCGCCGCCGCTCTCGCCCCGGACGCCCGCGCCCTGCTGCGCGCCTCGGCCGACGACCGCCCCCGCGCCGCCGGCCAGCGCGAGCGGCACCTGTTCAGCACCGCCCTCGACGTCGGCGTACGCGTCCAGGGACCGGACGGCGTCTTCAGCGGCGGCCCCCAGCCCGGCGCCTCGGCCCGGCTGCCCGAGCGGACCGGGGTGCCGGTGACCGTCCGCGACGGCGCCCGGAGCTGGCGCGGGCTGGCCCGGCCGGTGCGTGGCGGCACCCTGTGGGTGTTCGCCCCCGACACCGCCGACCGGGCCCAGGTCCTGCTGGTCCGGCGCCGGGTGGTGTTCACCGCGCTGCTCGCCGCGCCCGCCTCCGGCGCCCTCGCCTGGGCCCTGGCCGCCGGCGCGAGCGCCCCGCTGCGCCGCCTCACCCGGCGCACGGCGGGCCTTGATCCGCGCACCAGCGGCGAACGGCCGGAGCCGGAGCGGACCGGCGTCACCGAGGTCGACGAACTCGGGTCCACCCTGCGCACGGTGCTCGCCCGCTACGACGAACAGGCCGCCCGGACCGCCGAGGCGCTCGACACCGCCCGCTCCTTCTCCTCGGCCGCCGCGCACGAACTGCGCACCCCGCTGATGAGCATGGGCACCAACCTCGACGTCCTCGGCATCCGCGGCCTGCCCGACCCGGACCGCGACGAGGCGCTGACCGACCTGCGCCTCGAACACGCCCGGCTGCTGCACCTGCTGGTGATGCTCCGGGAGCTGGGCCGGGGCGATCTGGTGGAGGCCGAGACCTTCGCCGCCGTCGACCTGGCGGACCTCGCCGACACCGCCGTGGCCGAGGTACGGCGCCGGGACCGGGGCGCGGAGGTCGTGCTGGACGCCGAGCCGGGGGTCGTCGTGCCGGGCTGGGAGCCGGGGCTGCGGCTGCTGCTGGACAACCTGCTGGCCAACGCGCTCGCCCACGGCCGTGATCCGGCGGGCGTCGCGCGCATACGGGTGGCCGTGGGGCGGGCCGGGGAGCAGGCGGTGGTGGCCGTGGCCGACCAGGGGCCCGGCATACCGGCCGCGTCCCGGCAGCGGCTCTTCGAGCGGTTCCAGCGGGGCCCCGACAGCACCGGCTCCGGTCTCGGGCTCACCCTCGTCGCCCAGCAGACCGCGCTGCACCGGGGGAGCGTCGGCGTCACCGACGGCCCCGAGGGCACCGGGGCCCGCTTCGAGGTACGGCTGCCGCTGGACGGCACCGGGGCGCCGGGACGCCGGGACTGGCTGATCGGGACGGCCGGGGCGGAGCGGTCACAAGGTTTCCCCAAAGAGACCTCCTAG
- a CDS encoding 3-hydroxyacyl-CoA dehydrogenase family protein — protein MAGKLAVIGAGLMGSGIAQVAAQAGWDVVLRDVTDEALKRGTDGIRASYEKFVAKGKLDAADAEAALARITPTTDLDDVADADIVIEAVFEKLEVKHEIFRALDKIVRPDAVLASNTSAIPITKIAAATEHPERVVGVHFFSPVPMMRLVELVRGYKTSDETLATAREFAESVGKTCIVVNRDVAGFVTTRLISALVVEATKLYESGVATAEDIDLACKLGFGHAMGPLATADLTGVDILLHATGNIYIESQDEKFAPPELMRRMVDAGDIGRKSGQGFYTY, from the coding sequence GTGGCAGGGAAGCTCGCCGTCATCGGGGCCGGTCTCATGGGGTCCGGTATCGCCCAGGTCGCCGCACAGGCCGGCTGGGACGTGGTTCTGCGCGACGTCACCGACGAGGCGCTGAAGCGCGGCACCGACGGTATCCGGGCCTCCTACGAGAAGTTCGTGGCCAAGGGCAAGCTGGACGCGGCGGACGCCGAGGCGGCCCTCGCCCGGATCACCCCGACCACCGACCTGGACGACGTCGCGGACGCCGACATCGTGATCGAGGCGGTCTTCGAGAAGCTGGAGGTCAAGCACGAGATCTTCCGCGCGCTCGACAAGATCGTGCGCCCGGACGCCGTGCTGGCCTCCAACACCTCCGCCATCCCGATCACCAAGATCGCGGCCGCCACCGAGCACCCCGAGCGCGTGGTCGGCGTCCACTTCTTCTCGCCGGTGCCGATGATGCGGCTCGTCGAGCTGGTCCGGGGTTACAAGACCAGCGACGAAACCCTCGCCACCGCGCGGGAGTTCGCCGAGTCGGTCGGCAAGACCTGCATCGTCGTCAACCGCGATGTCGCCGGGTTCGTCACCACCCGCCTCATCTCGGCCCTCGTGGTCGAGGCCACCAAGCTCTACGAGTCGGGCGTGGCCACCGCCGAGGACATCGACCTCGCCTGCAAGCTGGGCTTCGGGCACGCCATGGGCCCGCTGGCCACCGCCGACCTCACCGGGGTCGACATCCTGCTGCACGCCACCGGCAACATCTACATCGAGAGCCAGGACGAGAAGTTCGCCCCGCCGGAGCTGATGCGCCGGATGGTGGACGCCGGTGACATCGGCCGCAAGAGCGGGCAGGGCTTCTACACGTACTGA
- a CDS encoding ATP-binding protein: MDPNFPGTEDHGQAPSRRPPRDPLTADFAPSGPVPARTTRLVCGDFLLTVNPVDGSEIEPCPPHERPEAPAKRTPAARAEYERAALPPAPPGHRLATPELLERQEIRERLVRLLTRGRTVRLTGPGGSGRTALLDLVAEDCADLAPDGVVRLDGLHRTPDDLLRDLFHTVYDAPRHRLEPDELRETVKEVGAVVLIDDLEFGGTALTELLDAAPECAFLLAATPDTPAATGDVEEVDLPGLDRAAGVEILQRSVGRDLTEEEAVWAGDLWFESEGLPLRFVQAGALLRQREQLRASGGVVDEYGVFEDVRGPADAVLDLPLEDEEAEEVPLPSLAEAAAPAPLLASRLSTSARAALRFAVALDGELPHPAHLPALVGDTHADAALGELLGCGLVSPAGPRYRLAAGVRAQLEAAGYDEDAPAEARTAARHYAWWAAHPSVTPERVCAEAAAVLTALETVLPGTEPADEGEDEQATAVRLAHAAAAAFAAGLHWTAWEQALHAGSEAARLAQDVPERAYFHHELGILALVDGQLDRARSELEVSHGMRTALSDMRGTVAGRRALALVADRSGDLPGLAALMAAEEPAPARTAPLTPAPAAFTPSYGYGQETVVARQPGAAKERGGVRAIARRNLVAAGSGALLVAVLGTVVTLGMTSGEGAGGDPASTVGGNPTATQDLDDGTLGAVPKRDEPTPAGAVTTRPAGPGPDGTPGTSDDPSPSATTGSPTADPTGTQSAGGTSPEPTHGGGSSGPTGKPTKTGKPSTSPTGPTDEPTTEEPTDPGGPSTPDDPTTPPTTSTSASRPADSATASAPASTAATDATDATGTPVTASTEPPVI; this comes from the coding sequence ATGGACCCGAACTTTCCGGGAACCGAGGACCACGGTCAGGCACCGAGCCGCCGTCCGCCCCGGGACCCCCTCACCGCCGACTTCGCCCCGAGCGGCCCCGTACCCGCCCGCACCACCCGGCTGGTCTGCGGCGACTTCCTGCTCACCGTCAACCCGGTCGACGGCAGCGAGATAGAACCCTGCCCGCCGCACGAGCGCCCGGAAGCCCCCGCCAAGCGCACCCCGGCCGCCCGCGCCGAGTACGAACGGGCCGCCCTGCCGCCCGCCCCGCCCGGACACCGGCTCGCCACCCCTGAGTTGCTGGAGCGTCAGGAGATACGCGAGCGGCTGGTCCGGCTGCTCACCCGTGGCCGTACCGTCCGCCTCACCGGCCCCGGCGGCTCCGGCCGCACCGCCCTGCTCGACCTCGTCGCCGAGGACTGCGCCGACCTCGCCCCCGACGGCGTGGTCCGGCTCGACGGCCTCCACCGCACCCCCGACGACCTGCTGCGCGACCTCTTCCACACCGTCTACGACGCCCCCCGGCACCGCCTGGAGCCGGACGAACTGCGCGAGACCGTCAAGGAGGTCGGCGCCGTCGTCCTCATCGACGACCTGGAGTTCGGCGGCACCGCCCTCACCGAGCTGCTGGACGCCGCCCCCGAGTGCGCCTTCCTCCTCGCCGCCACCCCGGACACCCCCGCGGCCACCGGTGACGTCGAGGAGGTGGACCTGCCCGGCCTCGACCGCGCCGCCGGGGTGGAGATCCTCCAGCGGTCGGTGGGCCGGGACCTCACCGAGGAGGAGGCCGTCTGGGCCGGCGACCTCTGGTTCGAGTCCGAGGGGCTGCCGCTGCGCTTCGTCCAGGCCGGCGCCCTGCTCCGCCAGCGCGAGCAACTGCGCGCCAGCGGAGGCGTGGTGGACGAGTACGGCGTCTTCGAGGACGTACGCGGCCCCGCCGACGCCGTGCTCGACCTGCCGCTGGAGGACGAGGAGGCCGAGGAGGTGCCGCTGCCCTCGCTCGCGGAGGCCGCCGCGCCCGCCCCGCTGCTCGCCTCCCGGCTCAGCACCTCCGCCCGCGCCGCCCTGCGCTTCGCGGTCGCCCTGGACGGCGAGCTGCCGCACCCGGCGCATCTGCCGGCCCTGGTCGGCGACACCCACGCCGACGCCGCGCTCGGCGAACTCCTCGGCTGCGGCCTGGTCTCCCCGGCCGGCCCCCGCTACCGCCTCGCGGCCGGGGTGCGCGCGCAGCTGGAGGCCGCCGGATACGACGAGGACGCCCCCGCCGAGGCCCGTACCGCGGCCCGGCACTACGCCTGGTGGGCCGCCCACCCCTCGGTCACCCCGGAGCGGGTGTGCGCGGAGGCGGCGGCCGTGCTGACCGCGCTGGAGACCGTCCTGCCCGGCACCGAGCCGGCCGACGAGGGCGAGGACGAGCAGGCGACCGCCGTCCGGCTCGCCCACGCGGCCGCCGCCGCCTTCGCCGCCGGACTGCACTGGACCGCGTGGGAACAGGCCCTGCACGCCGGGTCCGAGGCCGCCCGCCTCGCCCAGGACGTCCCGGAGCGCGCCTACTTCCACCACGAGCTGGGCATCCTCGCCCTGGTCGACGGCCAACTGGACCGCGCGCGCTCGGAGTTGGAGGTCTCGCACGGGATGCGCACGGCGCTCTCCGACATGCGGGGCACCGTCGCGGGCCGCCGCGCGCTCGCCCTGGTCGCGGACCGCAGCGGCGATCTGCCGGGCCTGGCCGCCCTGATGGCCGCCGAGGAGCCCGCCCCCGCCCGCACCGCGCCGCTCACCCCGGCGCCGGCCGCGTTCACCCCGTCGTACGGCTACGGGCAGGAGACCGTCGTCGCCCGGCAGCCCGGCGCGGCGAAGGAGCGCGGCGGGGTACGGGCCATCGCCCGGCGGAATCTGGTGGCCGCCGGGTCCGGCGCGCTGCTGGTCGCCGTGCTCGGCACCGTCGTCACCCTCGGCATGACCTCCGGCGAGGGCGCCGGAGGCGACCCGGCGAGCACCGTGGGCGGCAACCCGACCGCGACCCAGGACCTGGACGACGGCACGCTGGGCGCGGTCCCCAAGCGGGACGAACCCACGCCCGCCGGCGCCGTCACCACCCGCCCGGCCGGCCCCGGCCCGGACGGCACCCCCGGCACCTCGGACGACCCCTCGCCGTCCGCCACCACGGGCAGCCCCACGGCCGATCCCACGGGAACGCAGAGCGCCGGCGGGACGAGCCCCGAGCCGACGCACGGCGGCGGCTCCAGCGGGCCCACGGGCAAGCCGACCAAGACCGGCAAGCCGTCGACCTCCCCGACCGGGCCCACCGACGAGCCGACCACGGAGGAGCCGACCGACCCCGGCGGCCCCAGCACGCCCGACGACCCCACCACGCCCCCGACCACCTCGACCTCGGCCAGCCGCCCGGCCGACAGCGCCACCGCGTCCGCACCCGCCTCCACAGCGGCGACGGACGCCACGGATGCCACCGGGACCCCGGTGACCGCGAGCACCGAGCCGCCGGTGATCTGA
- a CDS encoding SCO5389 family protein — MSLDVSPALLEQAERGEVDEAEFVDCVRTSLPFAWEMISSLVAQLKVDGGPFADNQTPPPDEQARGQLLRALASDAIRGALQRHFGVRLAFQNCHRVAVFPLDSSVDERLARFTSVRAQLLNQSAELRDC, encoded by the coding sequence ATGTCGCTCGACGTCTCACCGGCCCTACTGGAACAGGCCGAGCGAGGCGAGGTCGACGAAGCAGAATTCGTCGACTGCGTCCGGACCTCCCTGCCCTTTGCGTGGGAGATGATCAGCTCCCTGGTGGCCCAGCTGAAGGTGGACGGCGGACCCTTCGCCGACAACCAGACGCCCCCGCCGGACGAGCAGGCGCGCGGCCAGCTGCTGCGCGCGCTCGCCAGTGACGCCATACGCGGCGCTCTCCAGCGCCACTTCGGCGTACGCCTGGCCTTCCAGAACTGTCACCGGGTGGCGGTGTTCCCACTGGACTCCTCGGTGGACGAGAGGCTGGCCCGCTTCACCTCGGTGCGCGCCCAGCTCCTCAACCAGTCCGCGGAGCTGCGCGACTGCTGA
- a CDS encoding LLM class flavin-dependent oxidoreductase encodes MRVGSFVLAAQYPGQGAGEALHRAVRSAEVADEAGLDTVWLAEHHFVPYGTCPSAVTLAALLLGRTRRIRVGTAVSVLPTVHPVALGEQAALLHVTSGGRFVLGVGRGGPWVDLEVFGAGLAAYERGFPESLDLLLRWLREPSAGASGERYAFREVPVVPRPADALAETPGPEVVVACTSPKSVRLAAERGLAMLLGMHVGDEEKAEMVALWRRHARDAGRSPEEIAAAGHVSAGVCQLADSRSDAVETLLKAMPGWLKQGLEAHVTVDGRARAMRDPYAYTELLCGLHPVGTPRLAADRLAATAERTGISRFALLVEGSGDLDATEENLRRLGAEVLPRLR; translated from the coding sequence ATGCGCGTTGGAAGTTTTGTGCTGGCGGCCCAGTATCCGGGCCAGGGCGCCGGAGAGGCCCTGCACCGGGCGGTGCGCTCCGCCGAGGTGGCCGACGAGGCCGGGCTGGACACGGTGTGGCTGGCCGAGCACCACTTCGTGCCGTACGGCACCTGCCCGTCGGCCGTCACGCTGGCCGCCCTGCTGCTGGGCCGCACCCGCCGTATCCGGGTCGGCACCGCGGTCAGCGTGCTGCCCACCGTCCACCCGGTGGCCCTCGGCGAGCAGGCCGCGCTGCTGCACGTCACCAGCGGCGGCCGGTTCGTCCTGGGCGTCGGCCGGGGCGGGCCCTGGGTCGACCTGGAGGTGTTCGGCGCCGGGCTCGCGGCGTACGAGCGGGGCTTCCCGGAGTCGCTGGACCTGCTGCTGCGCTGGCTGCGCGAACCGTCGGCCGGCGCCTCGGGCGAGCGGTACGCGTTCCGCGAGGTGCCGGTGGTGCCGCGCCCGGCGGACGCACTGGCCGAGACCCCGGGGCCGGAGGTGGTGGTGGCGTGCACCTCGCCGAAGAGCGTGCGGCTGGCGGCGGAGCGGGGTCTGGCGATGCTGCTGGGGATGCACGTCGGGGACGAGGAGAAGGCCGAGATGGTCGCCCTCTGGCGGCGCCACGCCCGCGACGCGGGCCGCTCCCCCGAGGAGATCGCGGCCGCCGGCCATGTCTCGGCCGGGGTCTGCCAGCTCGCGGACAGCCGCTCCGACGCGGTGGAGACGCTGCTGAAGGCGATGCCGGGCTGGCTGAAACAGGGCCTGGAGGCCCATGTGACGGTGGACGGCCGGGCGCGCGCGATGCGCGACCCGTACGCCTACACCGAACTGCTCTGCGGGCTGCACCCGGTGGGTACGCCCCGGCTCGCCGCGGACCGCCTCGCGGCCACCGCGGAGCGCACCGGGATCTCCCGCTTCGCCCTGCTCGTCGAGGGCTCCGGCGATCTGGACGCGACCGAGGAGAACCTGCGGCGCCTGGGCGCCGAGGTGCTGCCCCGCCTGCGCTGA
- a CDS encoding response regulator transcription factor, whose protein sequence is MSDSASPGTVLVVDDDAAIRRSLERGLRLNGFTVRTAADGTEALAAVGREQPDVLVLDVSMPGLTGIQVCARLRDEGRELPVLMLSALDETADRIAGLQAGGDDYLVKPFALQELVLRLRALLRRSPPSTREVLREAGIEIDPGARTAERDGRVLDLTRREFELLEVLMRNAGLVLTRDQLLERVWGYDFEVRTDAVDTFVSYLRRKLEADGAPRLVHTVRGVGFVFREAR, encoded by the coding sequence GTGAGTGACTCGGCAAGCCCCGGAACCGTCCTGGTGGTGGACGACGACGCAGCGATCCGCCGCTCCCTGGAGCGCGGCCTCAGGCTGAACGGCTTCACCGTGCGCACCGCCGCCGACGGCACCGAGGCGCTCGCCGCCGTCGGACGGGAACAGCCGGACGTGCTGGTACTGGACGTGTCGATGCCCGGCCTGACCGGCATCCAGGTCTGCGCCCGGCTCCGCGACGAGGGCCGCGAACTGCCCGTGCTGATGCTGTCCGCGCTGGACGAGACCGCCGACCGGATCGCCGGGCTCCAGGCGGGCGGCGACGACTACCTCGTCAAGCCCTTCGCCCTCCAGGAACTCGTGCTCCGGCTGCGCGCCCTGCTGCGCCGCAGCCCGCCGAGCACCCGGGAGGTGCTGCGCGAGGCCGGGATCGAGATCGACCCCGGCGCCCGCACCGCCGAGCGCGACGGCCGCGTACTCGACCTGACCCGGCGGGAGTTCGAGCTGCTGGAGGTGCTGATGCGCAACGCCGGGCTCGTCCTCACCCGCGACCAGCTCCTCGAACGCGTCTGGGGCTACGACTTCGAGGTCCGCACCGACGCCGTCGACACCTTCGTCAGCTATCTGCGCCGAAAGCTGGAGGCCGACGGCGCCCCGAGGCTGGTGCACACCGTGCGCGGGGTCGGCTTCGTGTTCCGGGAGGCGCGGTGA
- a CDS encoding STAS domain-containing protein, which produces MYIRGDHAELVVGGRLDVRSAADARTALHAALDDGIGDLVLDLSELDSWDATGLGVIMGAHRRAGRCGRRLVLRRVPPQMQRLLVATRLHRILAIEGGVGVESLPRV; this is translated from the coding sequence ATGTACATCAGGGGCGACCACGCCGAGCTGGTCGTCGGGGGGCGCCTCGACGTCCGCAGCGCGGCGGACGCCCGTACGGCCCTCCACGCGGCGTTGGACGACGGGATCGGCGATCTGGTGCTTGACCTGTCCGAGCTGGACTCCTGGGACGCCACCGGACTCGGCGTCATCATGGGCGCACACCGGCGCGCGGGCCGCTGCGGCCGGCGTCTGGTGCTGCGCCGGGTGCCGCCGCAGATGCAGCGGCTGCTCGTGGCCACCCGGCTGCACCGCATTCTGGCCATCGAGGGCGGAGTCGGCGTGGAGTCGCTGCCCCGCGTGTGA
- a CDS encoding cob(I)yrinic acid a,c-diamide adenosyltransferase, with protein sequence MVNLTRIYTRTGDQGTTALGDMSRTAKTDLRISAYADANEANAVIGTAVALGGLDQEVVTVLTRVQNDLFDVGADLSTPVVENPEYPPLRVEQFYVDRLEQDCDRFNERLEKLRSFILPGGTPGAALLHQACTVVRRAERSTWAALEAHGETMNPLTATYLNRLSDLLFILARTANKETGDVLWVPGGER encoded by the coding sequence ATGGTCAATCTGACGCGCATCTACACCAGGACCGGCGACCAGGGCACCACCGCCCTCGGCGACATGAGCCGCACCGCCAAGACCGACCTCAGGATCTCCGCGTACGCGGACGCCAACGAGGCGAACGCGGTGATCGGTACCGCCGTCGCGCTGGGCGGGCTGGACCAGGAGGTCGTCACGGTCCTCACCCGGGTGCAGAACGACCTGTTCGACGTGGGCGCCGACCTGTCGACACCGGTGGTGGAGAACCCGGAGTACCCGCCGCTCAGGGTCGAGCAGTTCTACGTGGACCGACTGGAGCAGGACTGCGACCGGTTCAACGAGCGGCTGGAGAAGCTGCGCTCGTTCATCCTGCCCGGCGGCACCCCCGGCGCGGCCCTGCTGCACCAGGCGTGCACGGTGGTCCGGCGGGCCGAACGCTCCACCTGGGCGGCGCTGGAGGCGCACGGCGAGACGATGAACCCGCTCACCGCGACCTACCTCAACCGCCTCTCCGACCTCCTGTTCATCCTGGCCCGCACGGCCAACAAGGAGACCGGCGACGTGCTGTGGGTGCCGGGCGGCGAGCGCTAG